The following DNA comes from Mesoplodon densirostris isolate mMesDen1 chromosome 9, mMesDen1 primary haplotype, whole genome shotgun sequence.
AGCAGGGGAGGTCCACCTGCTGCTTGTGTATGGATGAGAGCCCCCCCAGCTCCAGCCAGCGGCACTTCCGCCTCCGGCCCAGGGGCTGGCTGAAGGAGCCTCCTTCCCCGCTCCCAGAAGTTCAGGGTCCAAGGGCTTGCCTGATTCCCTCTTCTGCCTCTGGAGCATCCTGTGCTAAGCGAAGCCTCCTAATTAGGCACCCAGAAATCAAAGTACTAGGCTCTACCAAGAAGAATGTTCCAGAAACCCTCCAATTTAATAAACAATAAAGAATAAACTGTTCTGTGAAAAGCGGAAGTCTGAAACTAACTGCAGATGTTGCTTTTAAGAGGAAATGAATAAAGCAAATGGGAGCTAGAGTTCCTAAGTGATAACCATATcgcctttaaaaattaatgaatattattttctgtaataATAACAACTCTGGACATTACCATCAGAAGAAACATAGTAACCCTGACGGTAAATGTTCTCCATTTTTGTACTGTAAATGAAGCCACCTTGTTCTGTTGGGATTTTGCTAGAATAATCTccagccaaatgctccatgagaAATAAAATGCCAGATGTCGGGGGAAATGACAAAAGCCTTCAGCTGTCAGCCATGAAATGAAACAATTTATCAGTCAATAGACTatgagctttatttttaaaacaatgtcttttttttttttttttggctgcgttgggtcttcattgctctgtgcacattttctctagttgcagcgagcgggggctactcttggttgaggtgcgcgggcttctcattgtggtggcttctcttgttgcagagcacgggccctaggcacgcgggcttcagtagttgtggcacacggtctcagtagttgtggctcgcgggctctagagctcaggctcagtagttgtggcgcacaggcttagttgctctgcagcatgtgggatcttccgggaccagggctcgaacccgtgtcccctgcattggcaggtggattcttaaccattgcgccaccagggaaaccagaCTATGAGCTTTTAAAGGAGGAATTTGATACAAAGAAACCCGAACTGGTACTGCCAAAATTTCATTCCTGCCTTTCAATCCACTTCCCTGGAATAAGGCCAAGTCCACTGAAGGAAGGAGAAATAACACTTCTGGGTTCCCTGGAAGTTGTGAATTGAGGTGCCTGTTTTTAACTGCTTTTGAGCTCTGTTGTGGGCGCTGATGTGAAGCCATTTAGTAATACCAAAGCAGATGCAGGCTTGCACATAAGAATGATTGGGAGCTGCTTCTTCTCAACATCCATGTATCTCATCAGAAAAATAGGTTCTTCTATTTCTAACAGCAGACAGTGACCCCTTGGCACATAAGCTGGCACATCTATAAACAGACAAATGGACTGTAAATGGGGAAAGTTTTTTACAATCCTTTCTATTTACTTTATTGTCATAGAACTGTTTTGATTAATCCACTTTAAAaacttcattttgaaaaaaaaaaaaaaagccttcctcAATAGACGATCCGAATAGGtctgtatctattaaagaaattgaatcagtattaatacccttccaaaacagaaagcaccaggcccagataagttcactggtgaattccaccaaacacataaggaagaaatgataccaattctctacaagTTCTTAGAGAAGATAGAAGCAGAAGGAATACTTccttaactcattctatgagaccagcatcaccctaataccaaagccagacaaaaacaTTGCATCATTTTATGCAAAGGAACAtttctgtatagtatcatgatgTCAGTTAAGTTATGGCATAATTTGAGACCAGACATTCagaggttaaagaaaaaaagaattgagtaGTTTAAGTGTAGACATTATGagctttttaaaagtcaaaaattattataactttttaaactagaaatgaaaaggcCACTGAAGCATCCtacagtttttaatttcaaataaggTAGATATCAATTGCTGTAATCCACATAAACAAaaatcttcttctttttctttttaacagtaaAGAATTTTTGAgtcaaaaaagtgagaaaaatcacTGTATATTATCCCCAGCTGTGATAGGTACATTTCTTGCTATGACCTCATAAGGAGCCATTGTTATGGAATTCCAGGCACCTGGGTCCCTGGCTGGGCCTAGGTTTTTGGTCTGTCTAGCCCAGGAAGCTAGCTTTCAGTCATCTGAGGGGTTTTCACCAAAGTTAAATCTTTTCCTCCTTGGCTCTTTGTCTGTTTTGCTTACTACCTtttctccccctccacccccccccccccattctttctttttctcattttttctttatttttcattttcatttttctaatttaaaatgtttttctttttaacttttccctgttttcttatttttctttattttctttttactttttctcactttttttcttctctccactttttctcatttttctttctttgttcttttttctttctctcacttttttctttattgtgggaGTGGGTACTGAGCAGAATACACAGTATTCCCTTCTATGGGATATTTCATATGgaacatgaaaacctgctcaagaAACTCCTCATCTTCAACCCCATCAAGGGCAGCCCTTTAGAGGAAATCATAAAGGATTCGTGGATGAACATGGGCCATGAGGAGGAACTAATGCCTTACACAGAGCTACTACCTGACTACAAGGATCCTGGGCAGACTCAGTTGATGGTGTCCATGGGCTACACATGGGAAGGGATCCACAACTTGTAGATGGGCCAGAAGTATGAAGAACTGAAGTGATGGTCACCTATGTGCTCCTGGCTTACAGAAGATCTGAACTGGGGGGCTATATCATTACCCTGAAGCCCGCTCCTTTGGCTAATCTGACCAACAGCTTGCCCTTCTTATACATCCTGCAAAGTACAGCTAATCCAAAGCAGCAGAGTTTCAGTGAGCTTGCAATTCCCACCTTTAATTCTTACTCTGAGAGCAGTCAGAGCAGCAGCACAGAAAATCAGTGGCCTGAGGGGGATCAGAAGTTAGGACGGAACCAGCAGCACATCCAAAGTACCTGCCAATCCCCTACCTGGATGGAGAAGACCACCCCAGAACAGCCCCTGGCATGGCCCTGTGGTCTCCTGCTGCACCAACACACCACCAGCAGCAGTGGTGGAGTACACCCCAGATGGAACCAACCTCCCCAGGGGGTATCCTGCAAAGAAAACTCCCTCCACACTGGGCAGCTCAGACAGATGCCTGGCCACCAGAGTTTGCCTGACAGTGCAGCAGCCAGGGGCCAGTGGGAAAGTGAAGGTCCTTCACCTGCATCTGCACCTGTGTTTCAGGTCGGCCAGAAAGAACCGGCCTGAAGCTGAAAGCAGAGGGAACCTCAGGTAGTCCAGGCAGTGatataaacaagaaaacacaTTGGGAGGTCAAGCATGCTCCCTGCACTTTACGTGGAGTCTGAAGATCATGAGATCCATGGAGCCCAATGAGATGGTGTGGGAGATCAGTCAGATACTGCAAGAAAACAGCTGTGGGTGGGAGCTGAGCTGCTGTGGGTACACGGCCCATCCTTGAGAGGACTTTGTGCAGTGGAAGATGGAGGTGTGTAACCCGCCTGGCCTTCACTCATGGGGTTCAAATAAGAGGATATCGGCACCTCCATGGCCTTCGAAAGCACAGTCTCCAAGTTAACTGGCAGCTCAAAGGACTGCCATGGGGCCACTAGGGAGACAAGAGGAGGGGACCCGGGCTGGAGCTGCAGGCCTCCCCCGCACCTGGGTGAACTTCTGAGGCTAGactgttccccaccccccaccctgcatTTCTCCTCTTCCCTGCTCTTCTCCATCTTGTCTTCCGTGTTTGTGGCGGAGGGGAAATGGCTGGGTAGAAATAAACGCAATCAAAAAACGTATGTGCTAATTTATTGTTTAAacacaatcatttaaaaaaactacccTGCTTTATTGCTACAGCTGTCACAAGATACTCATTCATCCCTTGGCCAGAGGAAGGTCCTCGCCCAAATTCTCTCGTGacccaactgaaaaaaaaaagaaaacacaaaacacttTTCTTGGGGGAAATCAAAGTCTGGTGAAACCATCCTAAGAATGAGACAAAGGTCAATGAATTGTAGAGGAAACAACATTGGAGCTGTGGCATTGGCTTTTCTTGCTGGGAAAACAAGGCCTGAGGATCACATCTATATGATACATATTGCTGTGAGACGACCACTTCAGTTTTTATAAGCTTAAAACAATGACAATGTATTCTCTCTCATGACACCTGCCTTCTGGGTACCCAATCCTAACTAGGGAATGTTCACTGGTCTCTTCTGTTAGCTCCAGACTCACCTTCTTGGACCCCTTTGTTCCCCTTCAGCTTCCTCCTCTCCACCCCAGGTCACATATCCATCCTCCCTAAAAttaccgtctttttttttttttctttgcgttCAAAGAAcactcctttttatttatttatttatttatttatttatttgcggtacgcgagcttctcactgttgtggcctctcccgttgcggagcacaggctccggacgtgcaggctcagtggccatggctcacgggcccagccgctccgtggcatgtgggatcttcccggaccggggcacgaacccaggtcccctgcatcggcaggtggactctcaaccactgcaccaccagggaagccccactcgtttttattttttgaagatttcCCCCCAGTCTTTATTGAGGTCTAATTGAAGTATACTAAACTGCACATCTTAAAAGAGTACAATTCTATCAGTTTTGACATACATACTCCAGTGAAACCATGACCCCTCAAACATTTCTATCACTCCCCAAAGTTTCCTCGTGTCCTTTTTAAATCCATTCCTCCATCATATCCCCAAGCAACTGCTGATCTGCTTTCTCTCTATATAGGTCAGCTTGTATTTTTCcctgaaatcatacaatatgttctctttttttgcatggcttctttcattcagtatgGTTTTGAGATTCTTCAGTATTGTGGGTATTAACAGTTTGTCTTTAttcctgagtagtattccattgcatggatataccacaactTGTTTATCTGTTCTCTCCTGGTGGGTTTGGGTTGTTTCTGGGCTTTGGCTATATACCAAATCTCCTATTAAAATTCGTGTACAAGGCTTTGGGTTTTATGCTTTCATTTCACTTTggtaaatacccaggaatggaatcgTTGGCTTGTGTGCTAGAtgtatgtttagctttttaagaaactgccaaactgattTCCAAAATCATTGTATCTTcccacactcccaccagcaatgtatgagagtatcggttgctccacatcctcaccagcatttggtatggTCAGTCATTTTAAATTTAGCCATCCtgttgtggtttttgtttgttttaatgcaCAGCAGTTTAGCTTTTGGCTTCATTTCTAAAAGGGGGAACATATGCTTATGTTTCTAGGAAACAAAACCAGATGATGCCTGTTGTGCCAGTGAAGTTAACAGTTCCCATCTTATCCTCCAGTGTTCTGGATTAAATAATAAAGTATGTTCCAGCCCAACTAGCAATGCCCCCAGGCTGTCCATCCATAGCCACAAAGGCCCATTAAGGCATTCTGATCAACAAAGATTTCTTCCTCCTCTAaagatatttttctgttaaaCAACTTTTTCCCCCCTTATCACAACAGGATTACCGGAGGAAAGGAGTGGCATAATGTAGCCTAGTCTTAGGGTTGGGGAGCAAGTAGAGCAGGTAGAGGGGGTCAGACCAGGTCCTGATGACATCATTTGAGCTGGATGCAGTCACGTGTGACATAGGTAAGATCTATTCCTTAACTTTTCTACACAAGAACCCGGAAATCCCTTAGCTTTTATGTCTAAGCTAGTTTGACTTGGATTTCTGTCACTTGCCATTAAGAGTCCCGACCAGTATACACAGTCAGAAAGGCGATAGCATTTTGCCAGGCCTTGGCTGGCTTTCATTTCACATCTGAAGTGCCTCTGCGTTCCCTGAGACTTGGTTTTTGTTGACCTAACCTAGGAAATTTAAAGCAGAAGCACCGGTTACATTGGTTGGGGATGAAACTTCAGAGGTCACTGAATACCCAGGATCAAAGTATTCAACGGTATCACCACACACGGTTTGTTTAATCGAGTACTCCAGCTCCGTGTATCCACTGTAATGCTGCAGGCTCTTTAATCTTTAACTAAATTACCATTTAGTGGTATGATTCAAAAACTCTTCTGAATTTTGGGAAGCAGCCTCCATTTCCAACGAGCACGTTCTTCCTCCTTAATAACTAGGTTTAATACTTATAGAAAATATCCATATTTACTCAGTGCACTAAACGTGCAAACGAACAACGCTATGTGACCTATGTGAACACATCTCTAATCCGTGGTGCGTGCCCTCTCCTAGTAACACAGAGTTGCAAGGGCTGTTTGCGGACATCTCTCAGTAAGCAAGGCAAAGGTAATACTccacaggaagaaaagaggaCGCCGAAACTGGGGGGCAGAAGTTAAAAAGATCCCATTCAGTCCTCTCTCGAACGTTCTCAGACAGAACTGAGGCGAGGCCCCTGACCCGCAGGGGTGCCTCCCCCACTGGGAGTGCCCTCGCCCTGTCCCCACTTCCCAAAGACGGACTGAACTCGGGCTGGCGGCCCGGTAGCTTCTGCCGAGCCCCTGGGTGCAGCCCACCGAAAAGCAGTCGGGCAGGTCTCGCCCCGGGCGAGGCTAAAAAGCCTCCATCCCGCACAACCAGCCCTCGGTCCCCGGTAGCAACCCGGGCTCAGGAGCAGAGGACCCGAACACAGCCTCGCGTTGACCCGCCGCAGCTTCTCTGGCGTCGGCGCCGCCTCTTCAGTCTCTAAATCCAGCCTCCGAGGCCCGGGGGCCGCTCCCTCCCCGCAAGGCCCTGCCTCCGCACTCCCCGTGCCATCACCACCCCCACGCGCTCAGGCCAGCCCTCTCCCAGCATAGCCCCGCCTCTCACACTCCTGGGCCCCGCATTCCTCCACCTCGCGTCCGGGCCCCGCCCCCGAGCTCTCGGGTTTGGAGCTCCCAGGTCCGGGCCTAGCGCTCGGGCCCCGCCCCCACGAGCCCTGGAGTCCGGGGGAGGAGTTGGCGCTCGGGAGGAGGCGTGGCCGTGGTGCCAGCGGAGGCGCGGGCGTGGGGCCGGGACTTGGCTATTGACACGGACGGCGAACGGGAGCGGTGTCTTTGGTACTGGGGTGTGGACGCGGTTCTTGCGGATCCCGCGTTCGAGTCGGGGGCAGGACTTTTTGTCTGGATCAACGCAACTGCGGCAACGCAGCGGGTCCTGGTGCAGCCTCAAGACTTGGTGCTGCTGCAGCGGCCGGATTTCACCGCCGCTGCCGCCTCCGCAAAGCCCTGCAGCTCCTGCCGGTTCTGGGAGAGAGACTCTTGAGAGTTTCTCCAGCAGAAAGAGCTGGGACGCGCGGCCCGAGGCGGTGTGGGAGGGATCCCGCGGCCCGCCCTTGACCCGCACCCGCGTGGGCCCTGGCTCTGAAGGCGGCGGGCCAGCGCTGTCCTGGCCTGGTCTCAGGCCTCGGAGCCGCAGGTGGAAGGAGGAAGCCCTGGAGGAGCGGCTGAGAGGTGGGGCGCCGGAACGGCGGCGGGTCTGGTAGGGGGCGATAAACCCCTTCTCCGTGCCCGCACTAGTGAGGACGGAATTCCAGAGTTGCTGGTGGCGCTGAGTGCCATATGGGGGCTACCGAAGTAGGGGAGATGGCCCCAGTTCTGGGAGAGTTGAGAGAGGCAGGGACGAGAGGTGTAGGCTGATGGGGATAGGTGCCTTTCCAAGAGAAGCGGCTTATAGCGTTTTTGGACCCCAGTGTGATAAAAATTGGACCTCACCAGAAATCCTCATGGACCAGCCCTCTTGTATGTGTGTTTTCAGAGGTTCACAGACAGGCATCAGCCCTGGACTCCTGGCTAAGAACTCCAGCTCTAGGTAGGGAGTGCTAATGCAAACTGATTAACTGACTCGATCGATTTGtatgtttattaatttgttttccaGGTGGCCAAGTGAAAGGTGGTTTGGACACGCTGGGCATGGCTATTTAGTGTTTGTCTGTGGTAACCATTTCATGCCCTGAATTCTGCACCTTCCCTTCTGTGCCTGTGAGCTCTACTGCACTTCCTCCCTAGCCAGAGAGTTCTTCTGTGGTGGTGAGGGCTTCCTGGCCCCTTGATCCTGGCCGGCCATGGGGAGCACCCTGGGCTGCCACCGCTCCATCCCCCGGGACCCCTCGGACCTGTCCCATAGCCGCAAGTTCAGCGCGGCCTGCAACTTCAGCAACATCCTGGTGAATCAGGAGCGGCTCAACATCAACACGGCCACGGAGGAGGAGCTGATGACCCTGCCTGGGGTGACACGTGCGGTGGCACGCAGCATCGTGGAGTACCGCGAGTACATCGGTGGCTTCAAGAAGGTGGAGGACCTGGCACTGGTCAGTGGCGTGGGTGCCACCAAGCTGGAGCAGGTCAAGTTTGAGATCTGCGTGAGCAGCAAGGGCAGCTCGGCGCAGCACTCTCCCAGCTCCCTGAGGCGGGACCTGCTGGCGGAGCAGCAGCCTCACCACCTGGCCACCGCCGTGCCTCTCACCCCGCGCGTCAACATCAACACAGCCACCCCGGCTCAGCTCATGAGCGTGCGCGGCCTCACGGAGAAGATGGCAGTCAGCATCGTGGACTACCGCCGCGAGCACGGGCCCTTCCGAAGCGTCGAGGACCTGGTGAGGATGGGCGGGGTCAGTGCCGCCTTCCTGGACAGGATACGGCACCAGGTGTTTGCCGAGAGGTCCAGGCCCCCGTCCACCCACACCAACGGGGGCTTGACCTTCACCGCCAAgcctcaccccagccccacctcgcTGAGCTTGCAGAGTGAGGACCTGGACCTGCCCCCAGGGGGGCCTACACAGATCATCTCCACTCGGCCTTCGGTGGAGGCCTTCGGAGGCACAAGGGATGGGCGGCCCGTGCTGAGGCTGGCCACCTGGAACTTGCAGGGCTGTTCAGTGGAGAAGGCCAACAACCCTGGGGTGCGAGAGGTGGTGTGCATGACGCTCCTGGAAAACAGGTGAGGACAAGAACCACCAGTGGTGTTGGGTGTGAAGGCAGCTCTTGCGTGGCCTCATTTGTGCGTGCAAATGAGtggattttggggggggggggcgtagGGAGAGGGCAAGATTTTTAAATCAGTGTTCTTGAGGCCCCAGCCAGTATCGTGCAGTATTCTGAGTGGCTGAGCTCTTCTTCTCCAGAATTTTCTGAATACAGCTGTCTGGGCTTGAGGTCTGTATcttgaacatggtatatctgagATCAGTTCCTAACTTTGGGGTAAGTGGAGATTGTATTGGTGTTACTGCTTTGGAGAATATAGTTTGGCTTACAAGACTTCATGGGGTTCACACCAGATCAGGCACTCAGAGCCTGGGAACTATTGCAGTTTTGCATGTATGAAAGAgctacttggattttttttttcttgggagGCAAAGTCACATTCATTCCACCAAATATGCCTATTTGTGTGCAGAAAATCATCTTAAAGGCCAGGTATTTGCAAACACATGTGCTATGTATATTTACCAAAATGATGTGAATGAATCACtcttcattcttttcccttatttagCCTGAAGTTGGTTTTTAGGCCCACAGTGGCAGCCCCAAATGTATGTAACCTCTCCTGTCCCAGAGTCAGAAAAGTCCAAGCTGAAGTGTGGTGAATATTGGCCAGATTTTCCCATTTGAACCGTAGAAGATGAGAGTTGTAGGATGGGCTCTTATCACTGACCGTTTACATTATTCACAACCCTGCTTTTTTGTAGGAACTTCCGTTAACCCtccctaaaacaaaacaatattattGTAGCAGTAACTCCTGCTATTAGTGCAATAGTGTATTATATAACATAATCAActctgggaaggaaagaaatgtttCTAATGGTCCCTTCCAGGGCAGAAACCCTCTGATCCCGGTCTGGAGGGAATTGGCCATGCCACCCCCCCGCCCCAAGACACAGTATGTTTAGGGCCACTCGCTGCTTTCTTTTGCACTGAGCTGTTGGTGAGGCCGGTGAGGTGGCAGTTAGTGACATGAAGTGACTTCTAGGCGGGAAATCACAGTGCATTGTGGCAGAACATCAGGATAAATGAATGAGGAGAAAACCAGGTCACAACGTTTCCCTGGCACCGTCCCACTGGCATGCTCTGTCACTGAGGATTGGGGGACCTTGCACCAGCTCAGGGAACGGGACCCGGGGAGCCCCTGAGTGCTCTTCCGGCACCGCCATGTCCTCTGTTTTGCAGCATAACTCACTCCTTTTGCAAAATCATCTAGTTCACAGGTGAGAACGGGACTGAGCCTAGGAGGTACTTGTCGGGAATGGCTTGGCAATTGTTCTCTCCATCCATGGCTGCAGGGGTGTATGTATGggcaaggggaagggaggagggaggagggctaGCTGTTTAATTCCTATGATGAGTTTTCTTAAGGCTTAGtttggggggtggaggaggatgAATCAGGATCTGAAGTTGCCCCAATAAGAATGATAGACTGGGTAGCCCTTGCCCACTAACTATGACATAGTTTTCAAGCGTGGTCTCTGGACCAGCATCAGCAACTGACTCAGAAATTCTGGGTTTCTGTGTTTTCACGCACCCTCTGGCTGGTTCCGATATGCACTAAGGTTTGAGCCCCGTTGTACTGTGTATCGGCAGTCAGCTATCCCCGTGGGTTGTCCTGTAAAGCGCCTTCTCCTGCACTGGCTTTTCTGACAAGGTCTGTGAGTCCAGGCAGAGCTTTCTAGGTACTATTTTCTTTGGTTGTTCTGGTCATCCTGTTACTCAAGCATATGATGTTCTTTCTGGCCAGAGTTTGAAGGCTTTATTCAGATTCTAGAACAGATGAATGCAAAGGGTAGAAAATGGGAGAGTGAGCAAGAAACAGCCGACCTCAGAGTGGGCTCCGATCTGCAGGGCAGACCTGGAGCAGCCTGGGGCACACCAAGAAGAGCGCTAGCTTGTCCAGTGAGGGATTTGTCCTGGTGTCTCTTGTTTGGATTTCCTCGAGGGGTGATGATCTGTTGAAGGTATTTGACTGCTGTCCTCAGGTGAGAGTGCAGGAAGAGCTTACCGAAACCCAGAAGGGTGTAGAAGGGAGCGTCTGGGAGTGACTTTAAACGTGACTTATGTCCCCATCACATTTCTCACACTTGGCCACATCTGTTGTCCAGTGGGTTGGTGGTTCCTTTTGCCTGTTCACGATGTGTTCAGTATTCTGGGTGCTCCAAGCACCTTGTTAGTGTCTGGTAAACCTGAAGTAATTGGCTTAGGGCTTGACCCCTTGCACAACTGGAGTGGGTCCATTTGCCTGTGTGACTCTCCTAGGGCACCAAAAGATGCCTGGCTGTGATCACATGTCTTCAAAACAGCAGTGCACATTCTCCAAGAGCTGGGTTCATCCTGATTCACAAAAATGTCTCGCATTCCAGTTGATCCTTTTATTAGTAAGAGGAAACATATTTAGTTTGAGCAAGAATGGATGCATATAATTTTTTGGATGGCTCTTaattttcatacatatatatatatatatatgtagtacaGGAGTTAACTGACTTGTGGGTGTGCCTTCATATTTTGCAACAGCTTTCACAttcatttgatttcttcagtaactcTGGGAAGTAGGTAATGCATGCTTTTATTAATGAGTCTCCATCTCTGGGTGAGGAAACTAAAACcaaagaagttaaatgacttatcTCCATCCCACAACTCATTAGTGACTGAGCTGGGACTAGGACCCAGAACCTTCTGACTTTAGACCCATGCTCTTCACAGGCATGCTGTTTTGTAAGCACCTCACCTTTATCCTGCCTCTTGTTCAGGCATCCCACACTCTAACCAAGGGCACTTGCCAAATTGTGTACTAGTCCCATTTTCTTACATTAAATCCAttgtaaaggggaaaaaaaaaaacaaacccaaaacgaaAACCCTTGGCTCCACCTCTTAATGTGTTAAACTGATGAAATACCTTAAcctctccaagtctcagtttttCCATATGTTAAATATAGCTAATGGGGGAAAAAGCCCACAGAAACACAAATGCTTGGGCACTTCTTTTGCAAAGAGAATAGCTGgctcttgttttcctttctgtggGTTTGCTTTAGTAGGTGGGGGACTAAAGCGTGCCTGGGTGGGACTCTAACGGGATAGTCTGTTCTGGCCCTGAGATGCTGCTGCATTGGTAGACAAGTGTGTATGAGTTACAAGAAATCATGTTTTGCACATGAAGCCTGAGATAGGACAGCAGAAAGCTCGATAATCACACGATCACCAGGAGCCTTCAGGGATGTCACGTTATGGCACAGAACCGACGGGTTTCATCAGATTCCTTTGCCAAATCTCAGTCTTAGGCAGTGTTTTTCCTTGTTTTCAGTATTTATGGAGCAAGACTAAAAGAGGAACGCTTCTGCTAAATACTCTTGCAAAATTTGGTGGCAGCCCGCCTATGGAATgaagattgtttctttttttctcttccagttttactgagatataattgacatacaggaCTGTATAAGGTGTACAgcgtaatgatttgacttacagaCGTCCTGTGGTGATGACCACAATAAATGTAGtgagcatccatcatctcatatagatacaaactcaaagaaatagaaaaaaacatgtgtttttccttgtgatgagaactcttaggctTTATTCTCctaacaactttcatatgtaacacaCAGCAGTTGTTCATTATATTAATCATTTTATACGTTAGGTCCGTAGTACTTACTCatcttttaactggaagtttgtacttcttgaccaccttcctccaatttctcctccctctacaccccgcctctggtaaccacaaatgtgatctctttttctaagagtttatttgtttgtgaactataattgacctacaacactaggTTGGTTCCTGATATACAACATAGCTATtcgatatttctatatattttaaaatgattaccatgataagtctagATCTGTCACTATTCAAAGATgctacataattattgactatattccctacactgtatatttcatacccatgactcatttattttgtaatctgaagtttgtacctgttaatctcCCTCACTTATTTCTCTCCCCCTGGCCTGTTCTGGCAAgcatctgtttgttctctgtatctatgactctgtttctgtttagttatgtttgttaatttgttttctagattccacatataagtgatatcatacagtatttgtctttctctgtctgacttatttcacttagcataatatcctccaagtccatccatgttgttgcagatggcaaaatttcattcttttttatggctgagtagtattccattctgtgtgtgtgtgtgtgtgtgtgtgtgtgtgtgtgtgtgtgtgtataaacaatatctttattcatctattaatgggaacttaggttgcttccatatcatggttattgtacataatgctgcagtgaacataggggtgcatatgtctttccaaatcagtgtttttgttttcttcagatttataccc
Coding sequences within:
- the EEPD1 gene encoding endonuclease/exonuclease/phosphatase family domain-containing protein 1; its protein translation is MGSTLGCHRSIPRDPSDLSHSRKFSAACNFSNILVNQERLNINTATEEELMTLPGVTRAVARSIVEYREYIGGFKKVEDLALVSGVGATKLEQVKFEICVSSKGSSAQHSPSSLRRDLLAEQQPHHLATAVPLTPRVNINTATPAQLMSVRGLTEKMAVSIVDYRREHGPFRSVEDLVRMGGVSAAFLDRIRHQVFAERSRPPSTHTNGGLTFTAKPHPSPTSLSLQSEDLDLPPGGPTQIISTRPSVEAFGGTRDGRPVLRLATWNLQGCSVEKANNPGVREVVCMTLLENSIKLLAVQELLDREALEKFCTELNQPILPNIRKWKGPRGCWKAVVSEKPTTQLQKGTGFAGFLWDTAAGVELRDATWQESSPGNGHGKPTGPSPYLVRFKVGSHDLTLVNLHLAALTLPGGENPSKSHSDSHCWASFVQTLQETLKGEKEVIVLGDFGQGPDSSDYDILRKEKFHHLVPAHTFTNISTKNPQGSKTLDNIWISKSLKKVFTGHWAVLREGLTNPWIPDNWSWGGVASEHCPVLAEFYTEKDWNRKEGPRNGNGVTLERSEANIKHER